The following are encoded in a window of Sminthopsis crassicaudata isolate SCR6 chromosome 3, ASM4859323v1, whole genome shotgun sequence genomic DNA:
- the LOC141562587 gene encoding interferon lambda-3-like yields MRTPQTLSLLLCALMSGAISKSLAPTPSSLPPERSCQISHFKSLSPRELETFKVAQNAYEKIMIQTERKCSSRFFHRNWDLRQLPPSVRPLVLQAELKLTLDVLKAVTKPELDRVLAQPLQTLSHIYQEIQSCVTSRPSKEHRPPGRLKNWLNKLSEARKEPHNCLEASIMLNLFRLLTQDLRCVAYGDLC; encoded by the exons ATGAGGACTCCGCAGACTCTCTCGCTGCTGCTTTGTGCCCTGATGTCAGGGGCGATTTCGAAGTCCCTGGCCCCGACTCCCAGCAGCCTTCCCCCCGAGAGGAGCTGCCAGATCAGCCACTTCAAGTCTCTTTCGCCTCGGGAGCTGGAAACCTTCAAGGTGGCCCAGAATGCCTAC GAGAAGATCATGATTCAGACGGAGAGGAAATGTAGCTCCCGATTCTTCCACAGAAACTGGGACCTTCGGCAGCTGCCG CCGTCCGTCCGGCCCCTGGTCTTACAGGCTGAGCTGAAATTGACTCTGGACGTCTTGAAAGCCGTAACCAAGCCTGAGCTGGACAGAGTTCTGGCTCAACCCCTACAAACGCTCAGCCACATCTACCAAGAGATCCAAAGCTGT GTTACTTCCAGGCCCTCTAAGGAACACAGGCCTCCAGGCCGCCTGAAGAATTGGCTGAACAAGCTCAGTGAGGCCAGAAAG GAGCCTCACAATTGCCTAGAAGCATCGATCATGCTCAATCTCTTCAGACTCCTGACCCAAGACCTCCGATGTGTAGCCTATGGGGACCTCTGTTGA